In a single window of the Xiphophorus couchianus chromosome 10, X_couchianus-1.0, whole genome shotgun sequence genome:
- the snf8 gene encoding vacuolar-sorting protein SNF8 → MHRRGVGAGAIAKKKLAEAKYKERGTVLAEDQIVQMSKQLETFKSNLEEFASKHKQEIRKNPQFRVQFQEMCATIGVDPLASGKGFWSEMLGVGDFYYELGVQIIEVCLALKHRNGGLITLDELHQRVLKGRGKYAQDVSQDDLVRAIKKLKVMGNGFGMIPVGGSYLVQSVPAELNMDHTVVLQLAENKGYVTVSEIKGSLKWEKERACHVLDHLLKEGLAWLDSQAAGEAQYWLPALFSELTSHDVTPEEANQMTP, encoded by the exons ATGCATCGCAGAGGTGTTGGTGCTGGGGCGATAGCTAAAAAGAAGCTAGCAGAG gccaaatacaaagaaagagGAACTGTACTCGCAGAGGACCAGATAGTTCAG ATGTCAAAACAGTTGGAAACGTTCAAATCCAACCTTGAGGAGTTTGCCAGCAAGCACAAACAAGAGATCCGTAAGAACCCCCAGTTCAGGGTCCAGTTTCAGGAGATGTGTGCCACCATTGGCGTTGACCCGCTAGCTT CTGGTAAAGGCTTTTGGTCCGAGATGCTCGGTGTGGGAGATTTCTACTATGAGCTGGGGGTACAGATCATTGAAGTGTGTCTCGCcctgaaacacagaaatggaG gACTCATTACTCTGGACGAGCTCCACCAGAGGGTGCTGAAGGGTCGGGGTAAATATGCTCAGGACGTGAGCCA AGACGACTTGGTCAGAGCCATAAAGAAACTGAAGGTGATGGGAAACGGTTTTGGGATGATTCCCGTTGGCGGCTCTTACCTGGTCCAGTCGGTCCCAGCAGAACTGAACATGGATCACACTGTCGTTTTACAGCTTGCAGAG AACAAAGGATACGTCACTGTAAGCGAGATCAAAGGCAGCCTGAAATGGGAGAAAGAACGGGCGTGTCACGTGCTG GATCATCTGCTGAAAGAAGGCTTGGCCTGGCTGGACTCTCAAGCAGCCGGGGAGGCTCAGTACTGGCTGCCAGCGCTCTTCTCCGAGCTGACCTCTCATGATGTCACGCCCGAGGAGGCCAATCAGATGACGCCTTAG
- the msl1b gene encoding male-specific lethal 1 homolog isoform X1, giving the protein MTLRSKQFPQPGFKRKADTEDFGVNSVGPVSIKNEPCDFAIDVQNVQRREIPSRSKDLDQSFMTSKVALAATAPETVQGDKPLGITSPVRPMGGEGTPVKGKPLSVDNMDNPQMAVNNNPKDAGAEDSTKGVVPGVLGTASIELSSEGKWRNIRKTPASPHAQANCLRQILLLQLDLIEQQQQQLQSKDKEIDDLKADKETLLARIERMERRLQLTRKDMPRDKRLFQPLEPWTPDKEDMWDLDIEESPQPNAATPLPFSRGGKGQKRKTCFGEAKVQKSRGKSAKLSPQKSETEPGSPNQRELRSKETPEKSVPARSGAERDALLPCKEEPELSCQMEDLPFMSTTEMYLCCWNQPPLSPLRETSPKKEEEVASEWTPHVVHDMLIVFPSWRENHIEPLEEDACNIPEPLDDGTFLKRHAKLELDEKRRKRWDIQRIREQRVFQRLQQRMNRKKTVQETEPELSSFYPETEDVEAIVITPFLPVVAFGRPLPKLSQQNFELPWLDERSRCRIEVPKKHTPHRTCRK; this is encoded by the exons ATGACTCTGAGATCCAAACAATTTCCACAACCGGGTTTCAAACGTAAGGCTGACACGGAAGACTTCGGAGTCAACAGCGTGGGTCCTGTGAGCATCAAGAACGAGCCCTGTGACTTTGCTATAGATGTTCAGAACGTGCAACGACGGGAGATCCCAAGCAGATCCAAGGACTTAGATCAGAGTTTCATGACAAGTAAAGTTGCCCTAGCTGCCACAGCTCCAGAAACGGTTCAGGGAGACAAACCTCTGGGGATAACGTCCCCTGTCAGACCAATGGGGGGTGAGGGAACCCCGGTGAAAGGTAAACCCCTCTCTGTTGACAACATGGATAATCCTCAGATGGCAGTGAACAATAATCCAAAGGATGCCGGTGCTGAGGATAGCACAAAAGGGGTTGTTCCTGGAGTTCTAGGCACCGCTTCTATTGAACTGTCCTCCGAAGGAAAGTGGAGGAACATCAGGAAGACCCCTGCAAGTCCGCATGCACAGGCTAACTGCCTCCGACAgattctcctcctgcagctggaCCTCAtcgaacagcagcagcaacagctacAATCCAAGGACAAGGAGATCGATGATCTCAAGGCAGATAAAGAGACG TTGCTTGCACGCATTGAGCGCATGGAGCGTCGTCTCCAGCTCACAAGGAAGGACATGCCGCGTGATAAGCGCCTTTTCCAGCCCCTGGAGCCGTGGACCCCTGACAAAGAGGACATGTGGGATCTGGACATAGAAGAGAGTCCACAGCCCAACGCGGCCACTCCCCTCCCGTTCAGCCGGGGAGGCAAAGgtcaaaaaag GAAAACTTGCTTCGGAGAGGCAAAGGTTCAGAAATCCCGGGGTAAAAGTGCAAAGCTCAGCCCCCAAAAGTCTGAGACGGAGCCCGGCTCTCCCAACCAAAGAGAGCTGCGCAGTAAGGAAACCCCAGAGAAGTCTGTCCCAGCCAGGTCCGGCGCAGAAAGGGACGCTTTGCTCCCCTGCAAAGAGGAGCCCGAGCTGAGCTGCCAGATGGAGGATTTGCCCTTCATGTCAACCACAGAGATGTATCTGTGTTGCTGGAACCAACCTCCTCTGTCCCCTCTGCGTGAGACTTCCCctaaaaaggaggaagaggtggCCAGTGAGTGGACTCCTCATGTAGTACATGATATGCTGATTGTTT TTCCCTCTTGGAGGGAAAACCACATAGAGCCTTTGGAGGAGGATGCCTGTAATATCCCAGAG CCGCTGGATGACGGCACGTTTCTGAAACGCCACGCGAAGCTGGAGCTGGacgagaagaggaggaaaag ATGGGACATCCAGCGAATCAGAGAGCAGCGCGTGTTCCAGCGTCTGCAGCAGCGCATGAACAGGAAGAAGACCGTCCAGGAGACCGAGCCTGAGCTGTCGTCCTTCTACCCCGAAACTGAAGACG TTGAAGCTATAGTGATCACTCCGTTTTTGCCTGTGGTTGCATTTGGTCGGCCGCTGCCCAAACTCTCCCAGCA GAACTTCGAGCTGCCCTGGCTGGACGAGCGTAGCCGATGTCGCATCGAGGTGCCCAAGAAACACACGCCTCACCGAACCTGTCGGAAGTGA
- the msl1b gene encoding male-specific lethal 1 homolog isoform X2, with amino-acid sequence MTLRSKQFPQPGFKRKADTEDFGVNSVGPVSIKNEPCDFAIDVQNVQRREIPSRSKDLDQSFMTSKVALAATAPETVQGDKPLGITSPVRPMGGEGTPVKGKPLSVDNMDNPQMAVNNNPKDAGAEDSTKGVVPGVLGTASIELSSEGKWRNIRKTPASPHAQANCLRQILLLQLDLIEQQQQQLQSKDKEIDDLKADKETLLARIERMERRLQLTRKDMPRDKRLFQPLEPWTPDKEDMWDLDIEESPQPNAATPLPFSRGGKGQKRKTCFGEAKVQKSRGKSAKLSPQKSETEPGSPNQRELRSKETPEKSVPARSGAERDALLPCKEEPELSCQMEDLPFMSTTEMYLCCWNQPPLSPLRETSPKKEEEVAIPSWRENHIEPLEEDACNIPEPLDDGTFLKRHAKLELDEKRRKRWDIQRIREQRVFQRLQQRMNRKKTVQETEPELSSFYPETEDVEAIVITPFLPVVAFGRPLPKLSQQNFELPWLDERSRCRIEVPKKHTPHRTCRK; translated from the exons ATGACTCTGAGATCCAAACAATTTCCACAACCGGGTTTCAAACGTAAGGCTGACACGGAAGACTTCGGAGTCAACAGCGTGGGTCCTGTGAGCATCAAGAACGAGCCCTGTGACTTTGCTATAGATGTTCAGAACGTGCAACGACGGGAGATCCCAAGCAGATCCAAGGACTTAGATCAGAGTTTCATGACAAGTAAAGTTGCCCTAGCTGCCACAGCTCCAGAAACGGTTCAGGGAGACAAACCTCTGGGGATAACGTCCCCTGTCAGACCAATGGGGGGTGAGGGAACCCCGGTGAAAGGTAAACCCCTCTCTGTTGACAACATGGATAATCCTCAGATGGCAGTGAACAATAATCCAAAGGATGCCGGTGCTGAGGATAGCACAAAAGGGGTTGTTCCTGGAGTTCTAGGCACCGCTTCTATTGAACTGTCCTCCGAAGGAAAGTGGAGGAACATCAGGAAGACCCCTGCAAGTCCGCATGCACAGGCTAACTGCCTCCGACAgattctcctcctgcagctggaCCTCAtcgaacagcagcagcaacagctacAATCCAAGGACAAGGAGATCGATGATCTCAAGGCAGATAAAGAGACG TTGCTTGCACGCATTGAGCGCATGGAGCGTCGTCTCCAGCTCACAAGGAAGGACATGCCGCGTGATAAGCGCCTTTTCCAGCCCCTGGAGCCGTGGACCCCTGACAAAGAGGACATGTGGGATCTGGACATAGAAGAGAGTCCACAGCCCAACGCGGCCACTCCCCTCCCGTTCAGCCGGGGAGGCAAAGgtcaaaaaag GAAAACTTGCTTCGGAGAGGCAAAGGTTCAGAAATCCCGGGGTAAAAGTGCAAAGCTCAGCCCCCAAAAGTCTGAGACGGAGCCCGGCTCTCCCAACCAAAGAGAGCTGCGCAGTAAGGAAACCCCAGAGAAGTCTGTCCCAGCCAGGTCCGGCGCAGAAAGGGACGCTTTGCTCCCCTGCAAAGAGGAGCCCGAGCTGAGCTGCCAGATGGAGGATTTGCCCTTCATGTCAACCACAGAGATGTATCTGTGTTGCTGGAACCAACCTCCTCTGTCCCCTCTGCGTGAGACTTCCCctaaaaaggaggaagaggtggCCA TTCCCTCTTGGAGGGAAAACCACATAGAGCCTTTGGAGGAGGATGCCTGTAATATCCCAGAG CCGCTGGATGACGGCACGTTTCTGAAACGCCACGCGAAGCTGGAGCTGGacgagaagaggaggaaaag ATGGGACATCCAGCGAATCAGAGAGCAGCGCGTGTTCCAGCGTCTGCAGCAGCGCATGAACAGGAAGAAGACCGTCCAGGAGACCGAGCCTGAGCTGTCGTCCTTCTACCCCGAAACTGAAGACG TTGAAGCTATAGTGATCACTCCGTTTTTGCCTGTGGTTGCATTTGGTCGGCCGCTGCCCAAACTCTCCCAGCA GAACTTCGAGCTGCCCTGGCTGGACGAGCGTAGCCGATGTCGCATCGAGGTGCCCAAGAAACACACGCCTCACCGAACCTGTCGGAAGTGA
- the chmp2a gene encoding charged multivesicular body protein 2a yields the protein MMEFLFGKRKTPEEMLRQNQRALNRAMRDLDRERMKLEQQEKKIIADIKKMAKQGQMDAVKIMAKDLVRTRRYIKKFIMMKANIQAVSLKIQTLKSNNSMAQAMKGVTKAMATMNRQLKLPQIQKIMMEFEKQSEMMDMKEEMMNDAIDDAMGDEDDEEESDAIVSQVLDELGLNLSDELSNLPSTGGSLSVAGGKKAEPQAALADADADLEERLNNLRRD from the exons ATGGAGTTCCTGTTTGGGAAGAGGAAGACCCCGGAGGAGATGCTAAGGCAGAACCAGAGGGCGCTCAACCGGGCCATGAGAGATCTGGACCGAGAGCGAATGAAGCTAGagcagcaggagaagaagaTCATCGCTGATATAAAGAAGATGGCCAAACAGGGACAAATG GACGCAGTAAAGATCATGGCGAAGGATTTGGTTCGCACGCGGCGCTACATCAAGAAGTTCATCATGATGAAAGCCAACATTCAGGCCGTCAGCCTAAAGATCCAGACGCTCAAGTCTAACAACAGCATGGCACAGGCGATGAAAGGCGTCACCAAGGCCATGGCCACCATGAACAGACAG CTGAAGCTCCCTCAGATTCAAAAGATCATGATGGAGTTTGAGAAACAGAGCGAGATGATGGACATGAAGGAGGAGATGATGAACGACGCCATCGATGACGCCATGGGGGATGAGGACGATGAAGAGGAGAG CGACGCCATCGTCTCACAAGTGCTGGATGAGCTCGGTCTCAACCTGTCCGACGAGCTGTCAA ATCTTCCCAGCACCGGGGGGAGCCTCTCCGTGGCCGGCGGAAAGAAGGCCGAGCCTCAGGCCGCCTTGGCCGACGCGGATGCAGACCTGGAGGAGCGTCTGAATAACCTGCGGAGAGACTAA